One window of Streptococcus troglodytae genomic DNA carries:
- a CDS encoding type II CAAX endopeptidase family protein, whose protein sequence is MKTILKKTAAVISIVGLFIISQLPSIVMALWQRNQHQLELWQSIVILILQLMVLIGFYILARKRKLISSGIKYWLSWKTLGIASLGFVALFIVKIIAGIILTYEGKTTTNNQETITQMFNNSSLLLMFMFIVIIAPLTEEIIFRGLIPQLFSKRFEGLGFGLGALLFGLLHGPSDIGSFVLYVGMGTILAFICYKLKHLEYSIWTHALNNGLGFLLLLFR, encoded by the coding sequence ATGAAAACAATTTTAAAGAAAACAGCAGCAGTTATTTCTATTGTTGGTTTGTTTATCATTAGTCAACTGCCAAGTATTGTGATGGCACTTTGGCAGAGAAATCAACATCAGTTAGAATTATGGCAATCCATTGTTATTTTGATTTTGCAGCTAATGGTTCTTATTGGCTTTTATATTTTGGCTAGAAAGAGAAAGTTAATTAGTTCGGGAATCAAGTATTGGTTGAGTTGGAAAACATTGGGAATTGCTTCTTTGGGTTTTGTTGCTCTCTTTATTGTCAAAATTATTGCTGGTATCATTTTGACTTATGAAGGAAAAACAACAACCAATAATCAAGAGACAATCACTCAAATGTTTAACAATTCATCGTTATTGCTGATGTTCATGTTTATTGTTATTATCGCTCCTTTAACAGAAGAAATTATCTTTAGGGGACTTATTCCTCAACTATTTTCCAAACGTTTTGAAGGACTTGGTTTTGGACTTGGGGCTTTGCTTTTTGGTTTACTTCATGGTCCAAGTGATATTGGTAGTTTTGTTCTTTATGTGGGAATGGGTACTATTTTAGCTTTTATTTGTTATAAACTTAAACATTTGGAATACAGTATTTGGACTCATGCACTTAACAATGGTCTCGGCTTTCTGCTATTGTTATTTAGATAA